TCGTTGCCCTTATCATCGATGACGATAAAGGCTGGGAAGTCGACGACTTCAATACGCCAGATGGCTTCCATCCCGAGCTCTGGATACTCGACAACCTCGACCTTCTTGATGCAGTCTTGCGCAAGACGAGCGGCTGGGCCACCAATCGAGCCAAGATAGAAGCCGCCATGCGTGCCACAGGCTTCGCGAACCTGACGCGAACGATTGCCCTTGGCGAGCATCACCATCGAGCCGCCAAACGACTGGAACTGATCAACATAAGAATCCATACGGCCAGCAGTGGTTGGTCCAAACGAACCAGATGCGTAGCCGGTTGGTGTCTTGGCCGGGCCTGCATAATAGATCGGATGGTTCTTGAAATAATCCGGCATAGCTTCGCCGTTTTCCAAACGTTCGCGGATTTTCGCGTGCGCGAGATCGCGTGCAACAATAATCGAGCCGGTCAAGGAAAGCTGCGTCTTTACCGGATGCTTCGACAATTCCTTGAGAATGTCTTCCATCGGTTGATTGAGGTCTATCTTGACCACATGCGACGACAGCTTTTCTTCGTCGATTTCCGGCATATATTGTGCTGGATTGGTTTCAAGCTGCTCTAGGAAAATACCTTCCTTGGTGATCTTTCCTTTGGCCTGACGATCAGCCGAGCAGGAAACACCGAGGCCAATCGGCAGCGATGCGCCGTGACGTGGCAGGCGTATAACGCGCACATCATGGCAGAAATACTTGCCACCGAACTGCGCACCAACGCCGAGTGACTGGGTCAGTTTGTGGATTTCAGCTTCCATCTCCAGATCACGGAACGCACGGCCGTTATCGGAGCCTTCGGTTGGAAGCTCATCGAGATAGCGGGTGGAAGCGAGCTTCACCGTCTTCAGGTTCATTTCAGCCGAAGTGCCACCAATGACAATCGCCAGATGATAAGGCGGGCAGGCGGCCGTACCGAGACTGAGGATCTTATCCTTGAGGAAGTCGATCATGCGGTCATGCGTCAACAGCGATGGCGTTCCTTGAAACAGGAATGTCTTGTTAGCCGAACCGCCGCCCTTGGCAACAAACAGGAATTTGTAGGCGTCTTCGCCTTCTTCGTAGATGTCGATCTGCGCAGGCAAATTGTTTTTGGTGTTCTTTTCCTCGAACATCGACAGCGGAGCGAGCTGCGAATAGCGCAGATTCTTCTTATTATAGGCATCCAGCACGCCAGCACCCAAAGCATCGGCGTCGCCACCTTCGGTCCAGACGCGACGGCCCTTCTTGCCCATGATGATCGCTGTGCCTGTATCCTGACACATAGGCAGAATGCCGCCCGCTGCAATATTTGCGTTCTTCAAGAGATCATAAGCCACGAAGCGGTCGTTATCGGTTGCTTCGGGGTCCTTCATGATATTTGCGAGCTGTTGCAAATGGCCTGGGCGCAGAAGGTGATTGATGTCGGCAAAGGCAGCTTCCGAAAGGATGCGCAGCCCTTCAGCGTCGACGCTCAGAATTTCCTGTCCCTTAAACGTATCGACCGACACATGATCGGAAGTCAGTTTGCGGTAAGGAGTTTTGTCTTCGCCAAGTGGGAATAGATCGGCGGCGCTTGCTTCTGCCATTGTGGTACCTCGCTTGCTTGCCTGCCGCATCCAAGTGCCGCCTTCGGCCCAACGGATGCGCTCCGTGATTCAGCCCTGACAAAGTCAGGGGCATATTCTGCGGGGCTTTTAGCGCGATGCAGGGCGGAATCCACTGCGGCACATTGTTCTGTTCGACACGAAACGGAGCTCGAGTGTGTCCGCAAAATCGCTTTTCAAGAAAAATTGATAGAGTTGGGCGCAAAATAATAGGAGGATGCGTTAACGTTAAAAGATTCTATACGAGATTCATCAATTCTATGGGCAAAGATTGACGCGGCTTCGCTTAATAGCGGTTGCATTGAATTGGCGGTTGGAATGCAGTTCTCCAGAAATTTGAATCGGAACATTAAAGATAATCGCAAGCGCGGTCCTTATGTCCGTAACGCGATGGCTTTCGCACTGGCAGCATCGACACTTTTCTCGACAGCGCAGGCGCAGGCAGCTAACTCTCTGCTTGAGCTGTTCCAGCAGCGTCGTCAGCAACAGGCCCAGCCGGTTCAGCCGCCTGTGCAGGTCGCACCAGCACCAAATACTGCTAAGCCAGTTTCCGTGCCTCGAGCTGCCGTGCCGCCAGCACAGCGCGTCACGGTTAAAGGACCGCAGATCTACAATTATAAGCCGGATGCTTTGATCAAGGTCGATTTCAGCGCTCTTGATATGCAGGTGACAGCGGCAGTTGATCCCGCGCGCGTCGATCCTCTGACATCAGGAATGTCGCCGTTTGGTCCGGTAAACAAGACCGACGAATCTCAGGGTGAGCTCGCTTTCGATGCCGCAACGGATTATCTGAAGACCGTCGATGTCAAAGCGGAAAAGCAAATTGCTGAAGCTATTGTCAGCTTCTATTCCGAAAAGCGCACTTTTCTTTGGTCGGCAGACAACAAGGCGCTTGATAAAGCCCGCAATGTTGCAGCCTTCTTTGCTCAGGCTGACGATGATGGTCTGAACCCGGAAGAATACGCCGTCGCTATTCCTGGCGATCATTTCGAAGAAGCACAGCTTGCCGAACGTCAGCAGAAACTTGCTGACTTTGAAATTCGCATGTCTGCGCGTGCATTGCGCTATGCAATTGATGCGGGCGAGGGCCGTGTGATTGCAGACCGCCTCAGTGGTTTTTATGATCTGCCGCGTAATCGCGTCGATCCTAAAGCCGTTCTGGCCCGTCTGGCATCTGAAACCGACCCGGTTACTTATCTGAAAAGCTTCCAGCCGAACAACGAAGCCTATGCTTCATTGAAGCGTGAACTGGCTAATACGGACGCGCCAGCTGGCGAACCTATTCGCATTTCGCTTGATAAAGCTATTCGTCCGGGTGATTCCAGCGATCAGCTTGCAAATGTTGTCGCGCTTATTACGAGACACGCTCCAGCCAGTTATCTGGAACAGCATCGCAATGTTCTGCAGGCTCATGCAGATGGAAGCATCTATGATCCAGAACTGGCCGCTGCCATCAAGGATTACCAGAAGCTTTCAGGCAGCACACCCGATGGCATTATTGGTAAGAACACGATTGCAGCCCTTCAAGGCGAGCAGGATTCGGTCAAGCGTGATCGCATTCTCTATTCGATGGAGCGCCTGCGCTGGCTGCCACATGATTTCGGCTCGCGTTACGTGATGGTCAATCAGCCATCCTACCGAGCTGAATATTTTGAAGACGGCAAAGAAAAGCTGGCCATGAATGTGGTCATCGGTTCGCCAACCCATCAGACCTATTTCTTCTATAACAAGGTCCAGATGGTTGTTTTCAATCCATCCTGGGGCGTGCCGCGTTCGATTATTCTGAACGAAATGCTGCCAAAGGTGATGCGTGATACGAGCTATCTCGATCGCAACGGCTACGAAGTTTATGTCGGCGGCAAGAAGGTTTCGGCGAGCGCTGTGAACTGGAGTGCAGTTGCTGCAGGCAAGGCGCATGTCGGCATCCGCCAGAAGCCTAGTCTCGATAATGCTCTGGGCGAACTGAAGATTCTTTTCCCGAACGCTCACGACATTTACATGCATGACACTCCGGCGAAATCCTATTTCAGCCGCGATATGCGTGCCTTGAGTCATGGCTGCATCCGTCTGGAGCGCCCGCGTGATATGGCAGCAGCAGTTCTTGGTAAGCCGGTTGAAGAGCTGAGCAAATATTTCGGTAAGGACGAACGCGGCTTGAAGGTTGCAAATCCGGTTCCGGTCTATATCGCTTACTTCACGGCTTGGCCTGATGCCAACGGTAACGTTCGTTACTTCAGCGACGTTTACGACCGTGATGCGGGTATGCAGAAAGCTTTCGATAAGACGGCAGAGTCACGCATGGCCGCTCTTTGAGCGGTCGGCGGTAACTCGGCTAAAGAATGTTTTTATCGAACAGTGCTGCTTGCATAGACAAATAACATCAAGAAAAAAGCGGACTTAGAGCATTTCAAGCAAAAGTGCGAAGCGTCTCTGCAGGGAAATCAGTTCGTCGGACTGATTTCTTTTCCTGCTGCGCTGCGTCGGATACTGCCATAAAAACAAATAGATAGAGCGGTTTCAAAGATTCGGTATTAACTGGAACCGCTCTACCCCTCTTTTCGTTCTTAATTCTGAATGAAACAGGCTTTTCCGACACCGCGTGCTGGATCACCGAAAGCACGGTTGTCACATCGTACGCCATCACGGAATACGCGCTCTACAAAACGCCCTTTCGCTCCGTAACGAACGACCTTACGACCATAGAAATCGCAGAAGCCTTTTTCTTTTGCGCATTGCTGCCACTCGCCACGACGACGATCATCGCGTCTGTTATCACGCCAATCATCACGGCGATCGTCACGCCAATCGTTTCGGCGATCATCACGACGATTGTCGCGCCAATCGTTGCGACGATCATCACGTCGATCTTCATAACGATCACGGACAACGAATGAGCAGCTTTTCTGTGCGCCAGGGGCCGGATCACCGAAAACTTGATTTGAGCAGCGCACATTCGGACCATCGATAAACTGAGACGTGCCCCGGCCATTCGCGCCATAGATCACTTCAGTTGGATACGGAAGCCTGCAGGTTTCATTTTCACCGGCGCAACGCTGCAATTGCGCAGCCTCAGCGGGTGCTGGAGCAATTACGTACATAGATGCAATAAAAGCTGACATGCCTGCGACGAGGCTAAGTTTATTAGACAGAAGAGCTGCCATGGCTAACACCATTGTTTGAATGTCTGATGAGTTCTTATAGATTTCAGTTCTTGAACATAGAATGAACGGCGACTTACGTTTCAACTGGACAAAATCGCGAATGATTTTAAATATTTGAATGCAAATCGTGTAAAAATTCCAGATAGATAGTTCCCTTTTTTTGCTGAATCCGCAAGAGTGCGAATAGATGTTTCTCGTCAGCAAGGTCGTAAGAAAATGCATGGTGAATACAAGGTCCACGGTGGCAAGCTGGTTGTTATCGATCTCGAAGTTCAGGATAACAAACTGAGCCGGGTTCAGGTCGCGGGTGACTTTTTCCTCGAGCCTGCAGAAGCCCTTGATGACATTCGTGATGCATTGAACGGTTTGCCTGCGACTGCCTCGTCCGAAGAAATTGCCAATGCGGTCCGCAAAGGACTTCGCCCAGACGCTTTTATGATCGGTTTCAGCCCTGAAGCTGTCGCTATTGCGGTGCGTCGCGCTCTTGGCGTTGCTCGTACTTGGCGCGACTATGAATGGCAGATCATCGATATTCGGCCGCTGACGCCAACCATGCATCTCGCGCTTGACGAAGTTCTGGCGCGTGAAGTGGCCGCTGGACGCCGTGCGCCGACCTTGCGCTTTTGGGAGTGGGAGCGTCCATCCATTATCATTGGAGCATTCCAGTCGCTGCGCAATGAAGTGGATATGGAAGCGACGGCTGAACTCGGCGTCGAAACAGTTCGTCGCGTAACAGGCGGCGGCGCGATGTTCGTCGAGCCGGGCAACTCGATTACCTATTCTCTCTATGCGCCGGGTGAACTCGTGCGTGATATGAGTTTTGCCGATTCCTACGCATTTCTCGACGAATGGGTCCTGAAGTCGCTTAATTCGCTTGGCATCGACGCGTTTTATAAGCCGCTCAATGATATTTCGAGCTCGAAAGGCAAGATCGGTGGAGCGGCCCAGAAGCGCTATTCAGGCGGAACTGTTCTGCATCACGTCACCATGGCTTATGACATGGATGCCGAGAAAATGGTGAAGGTGTTGCGCATTGGCCGGGAAAAGCTGTCTGACAAGGGTACGGCCAGTGCGGTCAAACGCGTCGATCCTGTCCGCAGCCAGACGGGTTTACCGCGCCGGGAAGTCATTGATCGCATGAAAGAGATGTTCGTGTCGTTGAATGGCGGTGTCACCGGGACGATAACACCGGAAGAATACGCAGCAGCCGAGAAGCTCATTGAAGAAAAATTTGCCACGAAGGAATGGCTGCATCACATTCCGTAAGCAAACATGGCTCGCAATGTCATCGCGCCGCGTGACAGCGGGTGCTAGCCATGTCATAGGGAGGCCAAGTTATCACAAGGCCTCCCACGCACATGATCCGCATCGACAGCATCAGCAAGTCCAACAGCCACCGTATTCTCTTTATCGAAGCTTCTGCCGCGTTGAATCGTGGGGAAAAAATTGGTCTCGTCGGCCCGAACGGTGCCGGTAAAACCACGCTTTTCCGCATGATTACCGGCGAAGAACTGCCCGATGAAGGGCAGGTGAATGTCGAAAAAGGCGTGACGATCGGCTATTTCAACCAGAATGTTGGTGAAATGGGTGGTCGTTCGGCTGTCGCGGAAGTTATGGAAGGCGCAGGTCCGGTCAGTGTTGTGGCCGCAGAGTTGCGCGAACTTGAAGCCGCGATGTGCGATCCTGATCGTCTTGACGAAATGGACGCGATTATCGAGCGATACGGCGAAGTGCAGGCTCGCTATGAAGAACTCGACGGCTATGGATTGGATGGTCGTGCGCGCGAAGTGCTTGCGGGTCTGAGTTTCAGCCAGGAAATGATGGATGGCGATGTCGGCAAATTGTCCGGCGGCTGGAAAATGCGCGTGGCTCTCGCTCGCATTCTTCTCATGCGCCCCGACGTTATGCTTCTCGACGAACCGAGCAACCATCTCGATCTTGAAAGCCTTATCTGGCTTGAAGCTTTCCTCAAAAACTATGATGGCGCATTGCTGATGACCTCGCACGACCGCGAGTTTATGAACCGCATCGTGACCAAGATCATTGAAATCGACGGCGGCTCGCTCACGAGCTATTCCGGTGACTATGCCTTTTATGAAGGCCAGCGTGCGCTGAACGAAAAGCAGCAGCAAGCGCAGTTTGAACGCCAGCAAGCAATGCTTGCCAAGGAAATCAAATTTATCGAACGCTTCAAGGCACGCGCATCACACGCATCTCAGGTACAGAGCCGTGTGAAGAAGCTTGAAAAGATTGATCGCGTGGAACCGCCACGTCGTCGCCAGACAGTGGCTTTCGACTTCGCACCAGCGCCACGATCTGGCGAAGATGTCGTCAGCCTCAAGGGTGTCAACAAAAGCTATGGCAGCCGCACGATTTATGACGGGCTGGATTTCATGGTTCGTCGTCGTGAGCGCTGGTGCATCATGGGCGTCAATGGTGCAGGCAAGTCGACATTGCTCAAGCTTGTCACCGGCACAACGGAGCCTGATCAGGGGATCGTCAATCTCGGTGCGAGTGTGAAGCTTGGCTATTTCGCACAGCACGCCATGGATATTCTCGACGGTGACAGCACCATTCTTGAATGGCTGGAACAACGCTTTCCAAAGGCAGGGCAGGCACCTTTGCGTGCACTTGCAGGCTGCTTCGGCTTTTCTGGCGATGATATCGAAAAGAAATGCCGTGTGCTTTCTGGCGGTGAGAAAGCGCGATTGGTCATGGCAGCAATGCTGTTTGATCCGCCAAATTTCCTTGTACTCGATGAGCCGACTAACCATCTGGATCTCGACACCAAGGAAATGCTCATTCGGGCGCTTTCCGCTTACGAAGGCACAATGCTTTTCGTATCGCACGATCGTCGTTTTTTGTCGGCGCTCTCCAATCGCGTACTGGAACTCACGCCGGACGGCATTCACCAATATGGCGGTGGCTATACGGAATATGTTGAAAGCACAGGCCAGGAAGCGCCGGGCTTACACGTCGGATAAGAAAAAGGCGGGAAATTTCCCGCCTTTTCTTTTGTCATATGCTTAGCGGTAAACAATGCCGCCATCAGTCAGGATAGCCTGTCCGGTAATATAATCTGAATCTGGGCTCGAGAGGAACGATACCAGCGAGGCAACGTCTTCCGGGGTCTGGGCGCGGCCAAGAGCGATGCCTTCAACATACTTCTTGTAGGTTTCGCCCTTTGGCGCACCGGTGATCTCCGAGAAGCGCTCATCGATCTCAACCCACATATCGGTGCCGACGATGCCCGGGCAATAGGCATTCACCGTTATGCCTGCGCTCGCATATTCTTTGGCGGCGGCTTGAGTCAGCGCACGCACAGCGAATTTCGTGGCCGAATAAACACCCAGCATTGCGAAGCCATCATGGCCAGCAATCGACGAGGCATTAATAATCTTGCCCTTATGTCCGCGCGCTTTGAATTTGGCTGCTGCTGCCTGAATGCCCCACAGAACACCTTCGACATTGATTTTCAGGATACGGTCGACTTCTTCGGGCTTAACATCGGAAATAGGCTGAACCTGTGCGATGCCCGCATTGTTGACGATGACGTCGAAACCGCCGAGTTCCTTTTCTGCATGGTCAATTGCCGCGTAGATATCATCGCGTTTGCTTACATCTGCTGAGAACGTAGAGGCCTTGCGACCCAGTGCTTCAACTTCCTTTTTTACGGATTCAAGCTTGTCTGCTTTCAGGTCGACCAGTGCAATATCAAAGCCGTCTTTTGCAAGGCGCAGAGCGATACCGCGACCAATGCCCTGTGCTGCA
The Ochrobactrum sp. BTU1 DNA segment above includes these coding regions:
- a CDS encoding ATP-binding cassette domain-containing protein, whose translation is MIRIDSISKSNSHRILFIEASAALNRGEKIGLVGPNGAGKTTLFRMITGEELPDEGQVNVEKGVTIGYFNQNVGEMGGRSAVAEVMEGAGPVSVVAAELRELEAAMCDPDRLDEMDAIIERYGEVQARYEELDGYGLDGRAREVLAGLSFSQEMMDGDVGKLSGGWKMRVALARILLMRPDVMLLDEPSNHLDLESLIWLEAFLKNYDGALLMTSHDREFMNRIVTKIIEIDGGSLTSYSGDYAFYEGQRALNEKQQQAQFERQQAMLAKEIKFIERFKARASHASQVQSRVKKLEKIDRVEPPRRRQTVAFDFAPAPRSGEDVVSLKGVNKSYGSRTIYDGLDFMVRRRERWCIMGVNGAGKSTLLKLVTGTTEPDQGIVNLGASVKLGYFAQHAMDILDGDSTILEWLEQRFPKAGQAPLRALAGCFGFSGDDIEKKCRVLSGGEKARLVMAAMLFDPPNFLVLDEPTNHLDLDTKEMLIRALSAYEGTMLFVSHDRRFLSALSNRVLELTPDGIHQYGGGYTEYVESTGQEAPGLHVG
- a CDS encoding L,D-transpeptidase family protein; this translates as MQFSRNLNRNIKDNRKRGPYVRNAMAFALAASTLFSTAQAQAANSLLELFQQRRQQQAQPVQPPVQVAPAPNTAKPVSVPRAAVPPAQRVTVKGPQIYNYKPDALIKVDFSALDMQVTAAVDPARVDPLTSGMSPFGPVNKTDESQGELAFDAATDYLKTVDVKAEKQIAEAIVSFYSEKRTFLWSADNKALDKARNVAAFFAQADDDGLNPEEYAVAIPGDHFEEAQLAERQQKLADFEIRMSARALRYAIDAGEGRVIADRLSGFYDLPRNRVDPKAVLARLASETDPVTYLKSFQPNNEAYASLKRELANTDAPAGEPIRISLDKAIRPGDSSDQLANVVALITRHAPASYLEQHRNVLQAHADGSIYDPELAAAIKDYQKLSGSTPDGIIGKNTIAALQGEQDSVKRDRILYSMERLRWLPHDFGSRYVMVNQPSYRAEYFEDGKEKLAMNVVIGSPTHQTYFFYNKVQMVVFNPSWGVPRSIILNEMLPKVMRDTSYLDRNGYEVYVGGKKVSASAVNWSAVAAGKAHVGIRQKPSLDNALGELKILFPNAHDIYMHDTPAKSYFSRDMRALSHGCIRLERPRDMAAAVLGKPVEELSKYFGKDERGLKVANPVPVYIAYFTAWPDANGNVRYFSDVYDRDAGMQKAFDKTAESRMAAL
- a CDS encoding acetoin reductase, which produces MSNTAKVALVTGAAQGIGRGIALRLAKDGFDIALVDLKADKLESVKKEVEALGRKASTFSADVSKRDDIYAAIDHAEKELGGFDVIVNNAGIAQVQPISDVKPEEVDRILKINVEGVLWGIQAAAAKFKARGHKGKIINASSIAGHDGFAMLGVYSATKFAVRALTQAAAKEYASAGITVNAYCPGIVGTDMWVEIDERFSEITGAPKGETYKKYVEGIALGRAQTPEDVASLVSFLSSPDSDYITGQAILTDGGIVYR
- a CDS encoding fumarate hydratase, giving the protein MAEASAADLFPLGEDKTPYRKLTSDHVSVDTFKGQEILSVDAEGLRILSEAAFADINHLLRPGHLQQLANIMKDPEATDNDRFVAYDLLKNANIAAGGILPMCQDTGTAIIMGKKGRRVWTEGGDADALGAGVLDAYNKKNLRYSQLAPLSMFEEKNTKNNLPAQIDIYEEGEDAYKFLFVAKGGGSANKTFLFQGTPSLLTHDRMIDFLKDKILSLGTAACPPYHLAIVIGGTSAEMNLKTVKLASTRYLDELPTEGSDNGRAFRDLEMEAEIHKLTQSLGVGAQFGGKYFCHDVRVIRLPRHGASLPIGLGVSCSADRQAKGKITKEGIFLEQLETNPAQYMPEIDEEKLSSHVVKIDLNQPMEDILKELSKHPVKTQLSLTGSIIVARDLAHAKIRERLENGEAMPDYFKNHPIYYAGPAKTPTGYASGSFGPTTAGRMDSYVDQFQSFGGSMVMLAKGNRSRQVREACGTHGGFYLGSIGGPAARLAQDCIKKVEVVEYPELGMEAIWRIEVVDFPAFIVIDDKGNDFFKELNLG
- a CDS encoding lipoate--protein ligase family protein produces the protein MHGEYKVHGGKLVVIDLEVQDNKLSRVQVAGDFFLEPAEALDDIRDALNGLPATASSEEIANAVRKGLRPDAFMIGFSPEAVAIAVRRALGVARTWRDYEWQIIDIRPLTPTMHLALDEVLAREVAAGRRAPTLRFWEWERPSIIIGAFQSLRNEVDMEATAELGVETVRRVTGGGAMFVEPGNSITYSLYAPGELVRDMSFADSYAFLDEWVLKSLNSLGIDAFYKPLNDISSSKGKIGGAAQKRYSGGTVLHHVTMAYDMDAEKMVKVLRIGREKLSDKGTASAVKRVDPVRSQTGLPRREVIDRMKEMFVSLNGGVTGTITPEEYAAAEKLIEEKFATKEWLHHIP